One Thioclava sp. ES.031 genomic window, CCGTTGACCGCCGAATGCACCGAGGGTGAGCGCGATTACCTGTGCGATTTCGCATCCGAGTACTTCAAGGAAGAGGTCACGCCCGACGACGTGGTCTGGACCTATTCCGGGGTACGCCCGCTCTACGAGGACGGCGCAAGCTCCGCGACCGCAGCGACGCGCGAATACGTGCTCTCGCTCGATGCGCCGACGGGCCAGCCTGCGGCGCTGCATGTCTTCGGCGGCAAGATCACGACCTATCGTCGTCTGGCCGAAGACGCGCTGGGCAAGCTGCGCCCGCATCTGCCCGGCATGGGCGGTCAATGGACGAAAGGCGCGCGCCTGCCGGGCGGCGATTTCGCCCCCGAAGAGGTCGGCGCCAAGATCGCCAAGCTCTCGCAGGATTACCCCTTCGTGGATCGCAAATGGGCCGAGCGGATGATCCGCCATTACGGCACCGAGTCCTGGGACATCTTCGGCGATGCCAAGGCGCTGGGCGATCTGGGTCGCGATTTCGGCGGTACGCTGACCGAGGCCGAGCTGCGCTGGCTGGTCGATAAGGAGTGGGCGCGCAAGGTCGAGGACGTGATCTGGCGGCGCACCAAGCTGGGCTTGCGGCTCGATGCCGATCAGGTCAACTCTGTCGCCGCGTGGCTGGAGGAGCACGCAGGCTGACGCGCGAAACGGGAGGACTTCATGACCTATATTCTTGCTATCGACCAAGGCACCACGTCGTCGCGCGCGATCGTCTTTGACGCTGCGCTGCGCCCCGTCGCGAGCGCGCAGCAGGAATTCACCCAGCACTTCCCGCATTCCGGCTGGGTCGAGCATGATGCCGAGGAAATCTGGGACAGCGTTCTGGCGACCGTGCGCGGTGCGATCGAGAAGGCCGGGATCGAGGCCTCCGACATCTCTGGCATCGGCATCACCAACCAGCGCGAGACGACGCTGGTCTGGGATCGCGAGAGCGGAACGCCAATTCACAACGCCATCGTCTGGCAGGACCGCCGCACCGCCGAATTTTGTCGCGAGCTGCGCGAGGACGGGTTCGAGGAGACCGTGATCGCGCGCACCGGGCTGATTGTGGACCCGTATTTCTCGGCCACGAAACTGCGCTGGCTTCTGGAAAACGTGGACGGCGCGCGCGAGGCCGCCGAGGCGGGCAAGCTCGCCTTCGGCACGATCGATAGCTGGCTGATCTGGAAACTGACCGGCTGCAAATCGCATGTGACGGATGCCACCAATGCCGCGCGCACGATGCTCTATGATATTGCCAAGGGCCGCTGGTCGACGACCATCGCGGCCAAGCTCGGTGTGCCGATGGAGATGCTGCCCGAGGTCAAGGATTGCGCCGCCGAGTTTGGCGTCACGCACCCCGATCTCTTCGGCGTGGAAATCCCGATCCTCGGCGTCGCGGGCGACCAGCAGGCCGCGACCGTGGGGCAGGCCTGCTTCAAGCCGGGGATGCTGAAATCGACCTATGGCACCGGATGCTTCGCGCTTCT contains:
- the glpK gene encoding glycerol kinase GlpK, with the protein product MTYILAIDQGTTSSRAIVFDAALRPVASAQQEFTQHFPHSGWVEHDAEEIWDSVLATVRGAIEKAGIEASDISGIGITNQRETTLVWDRESGTPIHNAIVWQDRRTAEFCRELREDGFEETVIARTGLIVDPYFSATKLRWLLENVDGAREAAEAGKLAFGTIDSWLIWKLTGCKSHVTDATNAARTMLYDIAKGRWSTTIAAKLGVPMEMLPEVKDCAAEFGVTHPDLFGVEIPILGVAGDQQAATVGQACFKPGMLKSTYGTGCFALLNTGDQMVRSENRLLTTIAYQLDGKVTYALEGSIFVAGAVVQWLRDGLKIIEAADQTQALAEQSDPEQDVIIVPAFTGLGAPYWNPDCRGAVFGLTRSSGPAEFARAALESVGFQTRDLLEAMQADWSDDARPTLRVDGGMTASDWAMQFLSDILGAPVDRPEVLETTALGAAWLAGYRAGIYPEPEEFAKGWALDRNFAPEMDKAKREARYAAWKKAVEATIAAV